The following are encoded together in the Citrus sinensis cultivar Valencia sweet orange chromosome 1, DVS_A1.0, whole genome shotgun sequence genome:
- the LOC102614403 gene encoding alpha-1,3-arabinosyltransferase XAT3-like has product MFKPYLGPLPAALNLHLSVDVGAQQHIFEHIISNSRPQHVANNTISSPLLESQSVKVTKKIEPAAVCSVTKGSDFCEINNDIRIDGSSATVFIASSLADQTEWIIRPYARKYDHVAMKRVNEWSVKSAASLLQCNQNHSVPAILFSNGGYAGNIFHDFSDIIIPLYINSRQFNGQVQFVITNKQSWWINKYQNILKKLSRYDIIDIDNQDDIHCFPRGIIGLKRHDRELNINSSESPYSIKDFRQFIRSSYSLQKPAAIRLRDGEKKKPRLLIVSRKRTRAFTNAEEIAQMGRRLGFNVVVAEANGNLSRFAETVNYCDVFLAVHGAAMTNMIFLPANAVFIQVVPFGGFAWLARTDYEEPAKAMKLRYLEYKIKLDESTLIQQYPLDHQVIRDPSSIGKQGWNAFRSVYMVQQNVKVDLNRFRSTLLKALELLHQ; this is encoded by the exons ATGTTTAAGCCTTATTTGGGTCCTCTACCGGCGGCAT TAAATTTGCATCTGTCAGTGGATGTTGGCGCCCAGCAACATATATTTGAGCATATAATTAGCAACTCCAGGCCCCAACATGTTGCTAACAATACAATTAGCTCTCCGCTATTAGAGTCTCAGTCAGTGAAGG TAACCAAGAAAATAGAGCCAGCTGCAGTATGCAGTGTAACAAAGGGATCAGATTTCTGCGAAATCAACAATGATATAAGGATTGATGGAAGTAGTGCCACTGTTTTCATTGCTTCATCGTTAGCTGATCAAACAGAATGGATTATCAGACCTTATGCTCGAAAATATGACCATGTTGCTATGAAACGCGTTAATGAATGGTCTGTAAAGTCAGCGGCAAGCCTCCTGCAATGCAATCAAAATCACAGCGTTCCAGCAATTCTTTTCTCCAATGGAGGGTATGCGGGAAACATTTTTCATGATTTCAGCGATATAATTATTCCGCTTTACATTAATTCTAGGCAGTTCAATGGTCAAGTACAGTTTGTTATCACCAATAAGCAGTCTTGGTGGATCAACAAGTAccaaaatatattgaaaaagtTGTCGAGATATGATATTATTGACATCGATAATCAAGATGATATTCACTGCTTCCCAAGAGGGATAATTGGCCTCAAACGTCATGACAGAGAGCTCAATATCAATTCTTCAGAGTCTCCGTATTCTATAAAAGACTTCAGACAGTTCATAAGAAGTTCATACTCTTTGCAGAAACCTGCCGCGATCAGATTGAGGGAcggtgaaaagaaaaagcctCGACTTCTGATCGTATCAAGGAAGCGAACACGAGCTTTCACCAATGCAGAGGAAATAGCTCAAATGGGTAGAAGGTTAGGATTCAACGTCGTTGTTGCCGAGGCAAATGGGAATTTGTCCAGATTCGCGGAAACAGTGAATTATTGCGATGTGTTTCTGGCAGTTCATGGAGCTGCAATGACGAACATGATTTTCCTTCCGGCAAATGCAGTTTTTATCCAAGTTGTTCCATTTGGAGGATTTGCATGGTTGGCGAGAACGGATTATGAAGAGCCTGCAAAAGCTATGAAGTTGAGGTATTTGGAGTATAAGATAAAACTTGATGAAAGCACTTTGATACAACAATACCCTCTTGACCATCAAGTTATAAGGGATCCTTCCTCAATTGGAAAACAGGGATGGAATGCATTTAGGTCTGTTTACATGGTCCAACAAAATGTAAAAGTTGATTTGAATAGGTTTCGAAGTACATTGTTAAAAGCACTTGAGCTTTTGCATCAATAG